Proteins encoded within one genomic window of Saccharopolyspora pogona:
- a CDS encoding NF041680 family putative transposase has protein sequence MISVQDDRQAVEFGAVTGFRDGFYRCLSARADALFVLCDAVSCGERPVTSLVELSLSPVFRRGHGALYDALAAGEIDAAGVGDVLVDGLPAAADEGPLLFTADVTVCPRPDAECSADRGHCHTSCRCDGDRKTIPGWNYAWLAGIQWGRSSWVSPVDAVRMDPDDDLVAVTAAQIRELATRLRAAGRTGGAGRLPPMVVMDSGYPATAMTDAVSDVDVQLLIRLDRDDRVFHRPPPPRVPGRTGRPPKYGARFECASPTSWHTPDATLTVDTDRYGRVEVHAWSGLSPKIQARGWFADRSELPVVTGTVVHVRVEHLPDGRAPHKDLWLWWAAPEGVPLDLDMLWRVYLRRFDIEHFFRFAKSTLGWTAAKTRTPAQQDRWTWLTIAAYTQLRLARNLTTDLRRPWERRPEPDRPLSPHRVRRGFRHIHDRLGTPARVPKPTRPGPGRPPGSRSGPAQRHPVRKKTEKTDTRQPAGKKQAG, from the coding sequence GTGATCAGTGTGCAGGATGACCGCCAGGCGGTCGAGTTCGGGGCTGTGACCGGGTTCCGGGATGGGTTTTACCGGTGTCTGTCGGCTCGGGCGGATGCGTTGTTCGTGCTCTGCGATGCGGTGTCCTGCGGTGAGCGGCCGGTGACCTCGTTGGTGGAGTTGTCGCTGTCGCCGGTGTTCCGGCGGGGGCATGGCGCGTTGTACGACGCGTTGGCGGCCGGGGAGATCGACGCCGCCGGGGTAGGGGATGTGCTGGTGGATGGGTTGCCTGCCGCGGCGGACGAGGGACCGCTTCTGTTCACCGCTGATGTGACCGTGTGCCCGCGACCGGATGCGGAGTGCTCGGCGGATCGCGGTCACTGTCATACGTCGTGTCGCTGTGACGGTGACCGTAAGACGATCCCTGGCTGGAACTATGCGTGGCTTGCGGGCATCCAGTGGGGTCGTTCGTCGTGGGTGTCGCCGGTGGATGCGGTCCGGATGGATCCCGACGATGATCTCGTGGCGGTGACCGCCGCCCAGATCCGGGAGTTGGCTACTCGTCTGCGCGCCGCCGGGCGCACGGGTGGAGCGGGCCGCCTTCCACCGATGGTGGTGATGGACTCTGGTTATCCGGCTACCGCGATGACCGACGCGGTGTCTGATGTGGACGTGCAACTGCTGATCCGTCTCGACCGTGACGATCGGGTGTTTCACCGCCCACCGCCGCCGCGGGTGCCTGGCAGGACCGGGCGGCCACCGAAATACGGCGCCCGCTTCGAGTGCGCCAGCCCCACCAGTTGGCACACCCCGGACGCCACGCTGACCGTGGACACCGACCGCTACGGACGGGTTGAGGTGCATGCCTGGTCCGGGCTGTCGCCGAAGATCCAAGCCCGCGGCTGGTTCGCCGACCGTAGCGAACTACCCGTGGTCACCGGCACGGTCGTGCACGTCCGCGTGGAACACCTGCCCGACGGACGCGCCCCGCACAAGGACCTGTGGCTGTGGTGGGCCGCCCCCGAGGGCGTCCCACTGGATCTGGACATGCTGTGGCGGGTCTACCTACGGCGGTTCGACATCGAGCATTTCTTCCGTTTTGCCAAGTCGACCTTGGGCTGGACCGCGGCGAAAACCCGCACACCCGCCCAGCAGGACCGGTGGACCTGGCTGACGATCGCCGCCTACACCCAACTCAGACTCGCCCGCAACCTCACCACGGACCTGCGGCGTCCCTGGGAACGACGCCCCGAGCCAGACCGGCCGTTAAGCCCGCACCGGGTACGCCGCGGGTTTCGCCACATCCATGATCGTCTCGGGACCCCCGCGCGTGTGCCGAAACCCACCCGTCCCGGCCCAGGGCGGCCCCCAGGCTCCCGCTCCGGTCCTGCTCAACGCCATCCCGTCCGCAAAAAAACCGAAAAAACGGACACCCGGCAACCCGCCGGAAAGAAGCAAGCAGGTTAA
- a CDS encoding hydantoinase B/oxoprolinase family protein, producing MIRDAATFEVFRNAVTGAADEMAITVLRTAHSQIVASSMDFSAALCDARGRVIAQANTCPVHLGSIPDAMDAVLTEFGESLAEGDVYVLNDPSLGGMHLPDVFAVAPVFVDGTLLGFAVSVVNHADVGGWAAGSMAVQSTSIFAEGVQIPPSRLVAGGKLNETFLNLVLRNVREPELFRGDLESQLAACHTGGAGLRGLVSRHGVTGFEVLVDELLDYAETLLRTELAEAMPGTYTFRDHIDDDGLGSDPIPLQVRVTLDADGVEFDFTGSSPQVASALNATASFTRSASYAAVQGLLAGDLPANSGFYRPFRFVIPEGSILDARRPAARGARGLVAYRIIDAVLGALAPVFPDRVPAAGDGGPDSVAIGVTEDDGGSTVLWDILCGAWGARPDRDGVDGISPLGANLANTPVEEIELSGHVRVDGYGYLPDTGGAGCFRGGLATFRDMTILAPSASVQIRSDRRTHLPYGLAGGAQGTPSANLLDPGPNETLLPAKPHLTMTAGTRHRHVTAGGGGHGHPLTRDPRRVLDDVLDGKVTPRAPRATTG from the coding sequence GTGATCCGGGACGCCGCAACCTTCGAGGTCTTCCGCAACGCCGTCACCGGCGCCGCCGACGAAATGGCGATCACCGTGCTGCGCACCGCACACTCGCAGATCGTCGCGTCCAGCATGGACTTCTCGGCCGCGCTGTGCGACGCCCGCGGCCGGGTGATCGCCCAGGCCAACACCTGCCCGGTCCACCTGGGCTCCATCCCGGACGCCATGGACGCGGTGCTGACCGAGTTTGGCGAGTCCCTAGCCGAGGGAGACGTCTATGTGCTCAATGACCCGTCCCTCGGCGGCATGCACCTGCCGGACGTGTTCGCCGTCGCGCCGGTGTTCGTCGACGGCACGCTGCTCGGATTCGCGGTGTCCGTGGTCAACCACGCGGATGTCGGAGGATGGGCCGCGGGCTCGATGGCTGTGCAGTCGACCAGCATCTTCGCCGAAGGCGTGCAGATCCCGCCGTCCCGGCTGGTCGCGGGTGGGAAGCTGAACGAGACGTTCCTCAACCTCGTCCTGCGCAACGTCCGCGAGCCCGAGCTGTTCCGCGGTGACCTCGAGTCGCAGCTGGCGGCCTGCCACACCGGCGGCGCGGGGCTGCGGGGCCTCGTCTCCAGGCACGGTGTCACGGGATTCGAGGTCCTGGTCGACGAGTTGCTCGACTACGCCGAGACCCTGCTGCGCACCGAGCTCGCCGAGGCCATGCCTGGCACCTACACCTTCCGCGACCACATCGACGACGACGGCCTCGGCAGCGACCCGATCCCGTTGCAGGTGCGGGTGACGCTCGACGCCGACGGCGTGGAGTTCGACTTCACAGGCTCCTCGCCGCAGGTCGCCTCGGCGCTCAACGCAACGGCGTCGTTCACCCGTTCCGCCTCCTACGCCGCGGTCCAGGGACTGTTGGCCGGGGACCTCCCCGCCAACAGCGGCTTCTACCGCCCGTTCCGGTTCGTGATCCCCGAGGGCTCGATCCTCGACGCCCGGAGGCCCGCGGCGCGCGGTGCCCGCGGCCTCGTCGCCTACCGGATCATCGACGCCGTGCTCGGCGCCCTCGCTCCGGTGTTCCCGGACCGCGTCCCGGCCGCGGGCGACGGTGGCCCCGACTCGGTCGCCATCGGCGTGACCGAGGACGACGGCGGCTCGACCGTGCTATGGGACATCCTCTGCGGGGCCTGGGGCGCCCGGCCCGACCGCGACGGCGTGGACGGGATCAGCCCGCTCGGCGCCAACCTCGCCAACACCCCGGTCGAGGAGATCGAGCTCTCCGGGCACGTCCGCGTCGACGGCTATGGTTACCTCCCGGACACCGGCGGCGCGGGCTGCTTCCGCGGTGGACTTGCCACGTTCCGGGACATGACAATCCTGGCCCCGAGCGCGAGCGTGCAGATCCGCTCCGACCGGCGCACCCACCTGCCCTACGGCCTCGCGGGCGGCGCCCAGGGCACCCCCTCGGCCAATTTGCTGGACCCTGGCCCCAACGAGACCCTGCTGCCCGCCAAGCCGCACCTCACTATGACCGCGGGCACCCGGCACCGGCACGTCACCGCGGGCGGCGGCGGGCACGGCCACCCGCTGACCCGCGATCCCCGGCGCGTCCTCGACGACGTCCTCGACGGCAAGGTCACCCCGAGGGCGCCGCGCGCGACTACCGGGTGA
- a CDS encoding MFS transporter: MSNETTTPPVADERRLWRRVAWRIIPLVGLAYVMSYIDRANLGYVAQPMSRDLGLTAAQVGLAGGLFFIGYILVEVPSNIALRRFGARKWITRILVSWGLVTAATAAVHSATTLYLARLLLGFAEAGLAAGILLYLTFWFPRRHRSWTMSAFFLMIPLSSIVGAPLAAGLLAWGQNLFDMAGWRSLFLVEGVLTVLVGAVIFFLLPDRPREAKWLSPDERELIEGTLAAEAEEQAAHGALTGLRQALTSGRVWAMAVAFFAIVFGLYPLAFFLPTMISSLSSSLGGDVNSVLLSAIPSAVAIVAMVVWSRFAARVSAVVATAVPMAIGAAGLLLATFSGDGILFIVGVCVSVAGIYSAMPQFWRIPAMGLTGAAAASGIALINSVSNLSGFVGPYLTGAIKDATGGYTWVLLLIAVIMLLGLGVLLTVGRRMEGVPT, translated from the coding sequence ATGAGCAACGAGACCACCACCCCACCCGTCGCCGACGAGCGCCGACTCTGGCGCCGGGTCGCCTGGCGGATCATCCCGCTGGTCGGGCTCGCCTACGTGATGAGCTACATCGACCGGGCCAACCTGGGCTACGTCGCCCAACCGATGTCGCGCGACCTGGGCCTGACCGCCGCGCAGGTCGGCCTGGCGGGCGGGCTGTTCTTCATTGGCTACATCCTCGTCGAGGTCCCGAGCAACATCGCCCTGCGCCGGTTCGGGGCCCGCAAGTGGATCACCCGCATCCTGGTGTCCTGGGGCTTGGTCACTGCGGCCACGGCGGCGGTGCACTCCGCGACCACCCTCTATCTCGCCCGGCTCCTGCTCGGCTTCGCCGAGGCGGGCCTGGCCGCGGGCATCCTGCTCTACCTGACCTTCTGGTTCCCGCGTCGGCACCGGTCCTGGACGATGTCGGCGTTCTTCCTGATGATCCCGCTGTCCTCGATCGTCGGGGCGCCGCTGGCCGCCGGGTTGCTCGCCTGGGGGCAGAACCTGTTCGACATGGCGGGCTGGCGGTCGCTGTTCCTGGTCGAGGGCGTGCTCACGGTCCTGGTCGGAGCGGTGATCTTCTTCCTGCTGCCGGACCGCCCGCGGGAGGCGAAGTGGCTCAGCCCTGACGAACGCGAGCTCATCGAGGGCACCCTCGCCGCGGAGGCCGAGGAGCAGGCCGCGCACGGCGCGCTGACCGGGCTGAGGCAGGCGCTGACCAGCGGGCGGGTCTGGGCTATGGCCGTCGCGTTCTTCGCGATCGTGTTCGGGCTCTACCCCCTGGCGTTCTTCCTGCCGACGATGATCTCGTCGTTGTCGTCGTCGCTGGGCGGAGACGTCAACAGCGTGCTGCTCTCCGCCATCCCGTCGGCCGTCGCGATCGTGGCGATGGTCGTGTGGTCCCGGTTCGCTGCGCGGGTCAGCGCCGTCGTCGCTACGGCCGTGCCGATGGCGATCGGCGCGGCAGGACTCCTGCTGGCCACGTTCTCCGGCGACGGGATTCTGTTCATCGTCGGGGTCTGCGTGAGCGTGGCCGGCATCTACTCGGCCATGCCACAGTTCTGGCGGATCCCGGCGATGGGCCTGACCGGCGCCGCCGCGGCGTCCGGCATCGCGCTGATCAACTCGGTGAGCAACCTGAGCGGGTTCGTCGGCCCGTACCTCACCGGCGCGATAAAGGACGCGACCGGCGGCTATACCTGGGTGCTGCTACTCATCGCCGTCATCATGCTGCTAGGTCTGGGCGTGCTGCTCACCGTCGGGCGCCGGATGGAGGGTGTGCCGACATGA